The Thamnophis elegans isolate rThaEle1 chromosome Z, rThaEle1.pri, whole genome shotgun sequence genome contains a region encoding:
- the LOC116521487 gene encoding olfactory receptor 14I1-like has product MSNESMATYFVFVDFFDIAEFQNFYALVFFLIYISGVMGNLLIILTVILNIHLHIPMYFFLLNLSIVDLGFLTVTIPKVIANSLMRTKIIFYSHCVAQMFSFVLFAASDFFLLTVMAYDRYVAICYPLQYETLMDRHRCIQMASCAWIGGILTAILHTGATFANTFCSNVINQFFCEIPQVLRLSCSDMYLIEIGAIFFSASLYFACFVFIVNSYGQIFKAVVRISSIQARQKAFSTCLPHLIVVSMFFIFGLFTYFRPINKTPSQMDLVASIAYCVVPPCMNPVIYSMRNKDIKRGLWKLIVWKFFRGEKNPML; this is encoded by the coding sequence atgtCCAATGAAAGCATGGCAAcgtattttgtatttgttgatTTCTTTGATATTGCAGAGTTCCAGAATTTCTATGCTTTAGTATTTTTTCTAATTTATATTTCAGGTGTGATGGGAAATCTACTCATCATCCTCACAGTAATTCTAAATATTCATCTTCATATaccaatgtatttttttctcctaaaTCTATCCATTGTTGACCTGGGGTTTTTAACAGTCACCATCCCCAAAGTCATAGCCAATTCCTTAATGAGAACAAAGATAATCTTCTATTCTCATTGTGTTGCCCAAATGTTCTCCTTTGTTCTCTTTGCAGCATCTGACTTCTTTCTACTGACAGTTATGGCCTATGATCGTTATGTTGCTATTTGCTATCCACTTCAATATGAAACTTTAATGGACAGACACAGATGTATCCAAATGGCAAGCTGTGCTTGGATAGGTGGCATTCTAACAGCAATATTGCACACTGGTGCTACATTTGCAAACACCTTTTGCTCCAATGTGATCAACCAGTTCTTTTGTGAAATCCCACAAGTTCTCAGGCTCTCCTGCTCTGATATGTACCTCATTGAAATTGGGGCTATTTTTTTCAGCGCCAGTTTATATTTTGCctgttttgttttcattgttaATTCTTATGGACAGATCTTCAAAGCAGTAGTAAGAATTTCCTCTATACAAGCTAGGCAGAAGGCCTTCTCTACCTGTTTGCCTCACCTCATTGTGGTTTCCATGTTCTTCATTTTTGGCCTCTTTACTTATTTTCGGCCAATCAACAAGACTCCATCCCAGATGGACTTAGTGGCTTCTATAGCCTACTGTGTGGTGCCACCATGCATGAATCCAGTGATATATAGCATGAGGAATAAAGATATCAAGCGAGGACTGTGGAAACTCATTGTCTGGAAatttttcaggggggaaaaaaaccccatgctTTAA